Proteins encoded together in one bacterium window:
- a CDS encoding T9SS type A sorting domain-containing protein produces MKVDLIDVRKYSPQTTVDSFILMGWGNWATPSVWYGQKIYWDDIRLTGYADYDVGVKGILSGDSVWKSTAYTPTARIKNFGRKVADSFLVIGQIEGGSGVVYADTLTWSLTADTEDTVSFKEFKPSDAANYTLTVSTVMTPDESDEDDVMSKTLYGSGIEEQPIPQALNLDVISLQVGEGVLRVSYSLPLGEQGTISLYDPTGRRSENLRVKGEGKVSFKSGLASGVYFIRLETEKMSVTKKTLLLR; encoded by the coding sequence TTGAAGGTCGATCTCATTGATGTTCGAAAATATTCACCTCAAACTACTGTTGATTCATTCATACTAATGGGTTGGGGTAATTGGGCAACACCTAGTGTATGGTATGGGCAGAAGATATACTGGGACGACATCCGGCTTACCGGTTACGCGGACTACGATGTCGGCGTTAAAGGTATACTTTCCGGCGACTCCGTATGGAAGAGCACTGCTTACACCCCAACTGCTCGTATAAAGAACTTTGGCCGCAAGGTAGCGGACAGCTTCCTCGTGATAGGCCAGATCGAGGGCGGCTCAGGAGTTGTCTATGCCGACACCCTTACCTGGTCGCTTACCGCCGACACCGAGGACACGGTATCCTTCAAGGAGTTCAAGCCTTCGGATGCAGCCAACTACACATTGACCGTCTCGACCGTCATGACCCCAGACGAGTCCGACGAGGATGATGTGATGTCCAAGACACTATACGGCTCCGGAATAGAGGAGCAGCCCATACCCCAGGCTTTGAATCTCGATGTCATAAGCTTGCAGGTAGGAGAGGGGGTGTTACGGGTCTCATACTCTCTCCCCCTGGGTGAGCAGGGGACGATCAGTCTTTACGACCCCACGGGAAGAAGAAGCGAGAACCTCCGCGTCAAGGGTGAGGGCAAGGTGAGCTTTAAATCGGGGCTGGCATCCGGGGTCTATTTTATCAGACTGGAGACTGAAAAGATGAGTGTGACGAAAAAGACTCTCCTTCTTAGATAA